A single genomic interval of Stieleria maiorica harbors:
- a CDS encoding (5-formylfuran-3-yl)methyl phosphate synthase: MPTNAPCDEPVAAPEARPEKSKPQWLVSVRNLAEAELAVRFGVDILDLKEPRRGPLAPVSAEVWHQVADLVARPPSHRDGGPQSSAAVFSAAQLSAAQLSAALGESAQAVALADRVPPRFAFAKAGPSGCESESQLRGLWDAVRERMPAEVELVAVAYADHRAAGCMEAERIMALAAQGGFRRVLLDTFEKNGCSAIEVLGQTRLSQLGRLAHRQHLWWSLAGSITLGHVQRVAELVPERDDRPDCYAVRGAVCDGDRTGALCEAKMRQWQRTLR; encoded by the coding sequence ATGCCCACCAACGCCCCCTGCGACGAGCCTGTCGCGGCCCCGGAAGCACGGCCCGAGAAATCCAAACCACAGTGGCTGGTCAGCGTCCGCAACCTTGCCGAAGCCGAGCTGGCGGTCCGCTTCGGAGTCGATATTTTAGACCTGAAAGAACCGCGCCGCGGCCCGCTGGCCCCGGTTTCGGCCGAAGTTTGGCATCAGGTCGCCGATCTCGTGGCGCGGCCGCCGAGTCATCGTGACGGCGGCCCCCAATCGTCGGCCGCAGTGTTTTCAGCGGCCCAGTTGTCTGCGGCCCAGTTGTCTGCAGCACTGGGTGAATCCGCGCAAGCGGTCGCACTGGCCGATCGGGTGCCGCCGCGGTTCGCGTTCGCCAAAGCCGGCCCCAGCGGATGTGAAAGCGAATCCCAGCTCAGGGGGCTGTGGGACGCGGTCCGAGAGCGGATGCCGGCAGAGGTCGAATTGGTCGCGGTCGCTTATGCCGACCATCGCGCGGCCGGTTGCATGGAGGCCGAACGGATCATGGCCTTGGCCGCCCAGGGCGGTTTTCGGCGGGTGCTGCTGGACACGTTTGAAAAGAACGGGTGTTCAGCGATCGAAGTGTTGGGCCAGACGCGGCTGTCCCAGCTCGGTCGCTTGGCCCATCGGCAACACTTGTGGTGGTCGCTGGCCGGTTCGATCACGCTGGGGCACGTCCAACGGGTGGCCGAGCTGGTTCCGGAACGCGACGACCGCCCCGATTGTTATGCGGTCCGCGGAGCCGTTTGCGACGGCGATCGAACCGGGGCGTTGTGCGAGGCGAAGATGCGGCAGTGGCAACGCACCCTGCGGTAG
- a CDS encoding ribonuclease D gives MEYESISAIGDLRQFCDELADAPIIAFDTEFVSEDRYRPQLCLIQVAAGDRLAIIDPLAMHTTAPFWDLLVQPGRTVIAHAAREECRFCFQFTNQPIAGLFDTQLAAGFSGMEFPISLGNLVSRLTGKTLAKGESRTNWRHRPLSRDQLNYALQDVTDLQAMYQMQREAIEKLDRMVWLEEETEIRQRKVIQQETSENWRRVSGCAGMTPRQLEIIRHLWRWRDQRAATLDRPVRRVMRDDLMVELAKRGSADIKKIRNIRGMDWRGYSAHYEDISAAIREALQVPDDQLPRRTRKSRSVISPMLSQFLSTSMACISRQNKLAPSIVGNADDVKEVLGYELDPKEGDQVPALLTGWRGEIVGKTFRKLLSGDAAIRVANVRKEQPLEFVELD, from the coding sequence TTGGAATACGAATCGATCAGTGCGATCGGCGATCTTCGTCAATTCTGCGATGAACTGGCTGATGCGCCGATCATTGCCTTCGACACCGAGTTTGTTTCCGAAGACCGCTATCGACCACAATTGTGTCTCATTCAAGTCGCCGCCGGTGATCGATTGGCGATCATCGACCCATTGGCGATGCACACGACCGCACCGTTCTGGGATCTGTTGGTCCAACCCGGACGGACGGTGATCGCACATGCGGCCCGCGAAGAGTGTCGCTTCTGTTTCCAATTCACCAACCAGCCGATCGCGGGGCTTTTTGACACCCAATTGGCGGCCGGGTTTAGCGGGATGGAGTTTCCGATCTCGCTGGGAAACCTGGTCAGTCGGCTGACCGGTAAAACGCTGGCCAAGGGCGAATCGCGAACCAACTGGCGGCACCGGCCACTGTCGCGCGACCAGCTCAATTATGCCCTGCAAGACGTGACGGACCTGCAGGCGATGTATCAGATGCAGCGCGAGGCGATCGAGAAACTCGATCGCATGGTTTGGCTGGAAGAAGAGACCGAGATCCGACAGCGCAAGGTCATCCAGCAAGAAACCAGCGAGAACTGGCGACGTGTCAGCGGCTGTGCCGGGATGACGCCGCGGCAACTGGAAATCATCCGTCACCTGTGGCGATGGCGTGACCAACGCGCCGCCACGCTGGACCGCCCCGTGCGACGGGTGATGCGGGACGATCTGATGGTCGAGCTTGCCAAACGCGGGTCGGCGGACATCAAAAAAATCCGCAACATCCGCGGCATGGATTGGAGAGGGTACAGCGCCCATTACGAGGATATTTCCGCGGCGATTCGGGAGGCTTTGCAGGTTCCCGACGACCAACTTCCCCGCCGGACACGCAAATCGCGCAGCGTGATCTCGCCAATGCTCAGCCAGTTCCTTTCGACCTCAATGGCCTGCATCAGTCGGCAAAACAAACTGGCCCCATCGATCGTCGGTAACGCCGACGACGTCAAAGAAGTGCTCGGCTATGAACTGGATCCGAAGGAAGGGGACCAGGTCCCGGCGCTGTTGACCGGATGGCGCGGTGAAATCGTTGGAAAAACCTTTCGCAAGCTACTCAGCGGTGACGCGGCCATCCGGGTTGCCAACGTTCGCAAGGAACAGCCGCTGGAATTCGTCGAGCTGGATTGA